The nucleotide window CCCAGGCCGTTCCTCAGCTGGGAGGCGGGCGTGGCCACCTGGAGCGCGTAGGCGTTCGCCAGCCCCGGGCCGACCCAGACGACGCCGCTGCGGAACATCAGCCTCTGGCCCCACTGGCTCGACTGCAGGGCGGTGAGGTCGGAGGCGGACGCCGACGCGAGCAGCAGCGTGCCGTCGTGCCCGCCGTCGCACACGATGGCGGCCAGCTGCGCCCCATCCGGGCCCTCGAACGCGTCCCGCGCGCCCGGCGCGAGCACGAGGCGCCTCCCGCCGTCCCCCTCGCACGAGCCGAGCACCACGCCCGCAGGGCCCGAGACCGCCCACCACGGCACGGCGCCCAGGACCCCGGCCGGGTCGAGGACGATGACGTCCCACCCCCGCTCGTGGGCGGCCGTCGCACACGCCAGCATGAACGGGACGCACTGGAACGCCTGGGTGGCGCACACGAGGTGGGCGCGGTCCCCCGCCCCGCCCAGGGAGACCGGCGTGAAGTCGTCGCCCGCGATGCCGACGGGCAGCCCGCCACCACCCTCGCCCCCGGGCAGGAGGCCCGGGGTGAGGACCTCGGGCAGGGAGGGCACGCACCTCGTGGGGGCGCCCCACCTGCCGACCTCCTCCGCGACGCGCGCGGCGATCGCCGCCTGGGCGGGAACCCCCTCGTCGGCCACGTAACAGCACTGGAACATGTAGAGGTCGTCGCCCTGCCTCACGAGGCCGCGCCCGCGCCCCTCGGGGAGCGCCGCCCCGCGCACGCTGCCGAGCACCGCGGGGTAGTCCGCCTCGTCGGCGAGCGCCATCACGAGGGAGAGCCCGACGCTCGCGCGCATGCGGAAGCGCACGTCGCGCAGGGTGTCGGCGAAGAGCGCGAAGTGCATCCCGTAGCGCGGCCCCTCACGCAGGAGCGAGGCGAGCCGCTCCTCTATCGCCGGTACGAGCTCGAGGAGCTCCGCGACCCCGTTGAGCACGACCACGACGGGGCACATCCGCCCCGCGCCGTCGTGGCGCGCGTTGTAGTCGGCCAGCCCCGCGTAGCCCCGGGCGAGCGCGGTGCGCCTGTCCGACATGACCTTGGCCAGGTACTTGAAGAGGTCCGACACCCTCCGCGCGTCGCTGGCCGGCATCGCGTCGGGGACCTGCGGCGCGCCGCCAAAGGCGAGCAGCCCACCGGTGCCGGCGTCCACGACGTAGGCGCAGGCCTCCTCCGGGCTGGCATCAAGCATGTTCCAGACCAGGGAGAGCGCGAGGTCCTCCCTGCCCGACGACGCATGGCCGTACACCGCCACGTTGCCCTCCCTCGAGAGCGGAAGCGTCAGCGGGCGCTTCCCCTGGCGGGCCGGGTCGTCGAGCTCGCCCACGACGGGGTCGAGCTCCCAGGGCGCGTGGCCGGCGCGCGCGTCGGGGTAGCGGGCCCTCAGGGCCGCGACGGTGGGGTGGGCCTCCAGCGGCGGCAGCCACAGCCGCCTCGCCTCGCGGCCGCCCGCCGCGCGGCAGACCTCGGCGAGCACCGCGTCCAGCTCGGTGCCCGCGGCCGGCCCCCGGGCCCCGGGCCTCGCCGAGGCGAGCTGGGCCCCGCAGGCGTCGCAGAGCTCCACGGACAGGTCGCGGGAGGGCGCGGCGCCCCCGCCCGGCGCGCAGGGGGCGCCGGCCCAGGCGGCCTGGCCCAGGACGTAGCGCTCGTCGTAGCCCACCAGCAAAAGGAAGCGGCCCGGCCCCTCGAGCGCCGCCGCGTCCGGGCGGCGTATCACCTCCCTGGAGTCGGCGGCGTCCGCCACCCTCAGGCACACGCGGAAGCGCGAGTTGGCCTGGATCTGGTCGGAGACCACGCCCGTGGGCTTCTGGGTGGCCAGCACCAGGTGGACGCCGAGCGAGCGGCCTATGCGCGCCGCCGACACCAGGCCGTCCATGAACTCGGGCTCCTGGGCCTTGAGCTCGGCGAACTCGTCGGCCACGACGAAGAGGTGCGGCATGGGCTCGGAGAGCTCGCCGGCGGCGAAGTGCCTCTGGTAGGAGGAGACGTCCATCGTGGCGTCTCCGGTCGTGCGCTTGGCCCCGGCGAGCAGGGCCTGCCTGCGCACGAGCTCGGCCCGGAGCGACGCCAGCGAGCGCGCCACCTCCGCCCCGTCGAGGTTGGTGACCGTGCCCGCCAGGTGCGGCAGGCGCAGGCCCTCGCGGGAGAAGGCGTCGGCGAGGCCGCCGCCCTTGTAGTCGATGAGCACGAAGGCGGCCTGCTCCGGCGGGAAGTGCATGGCCGTGGAGAGGATCCAGGTGACGAGCAGCTCGCTCTTGCCCGAGCCCGTGGTGCCCGCGACGAGGCCGTGCGGCCCGTCGAAGGCCTCCTGCGGGTCCAGCACGGCGAGGGCCCCGCGGGAGTCGAGGCCGATGGGCGCCGCGAGGCTGCGCGAGGAGTCGGCCTGGGCCCAGAGCCCCTCCACGTCGAGGTCCGCCACCGAGCCCGCCCGGAACGTCTCGAGGAAGCCGAGCGACGCCGGCAGCTCGAAGGCCGCCTCGTCGCCCCCCAGGTCGAGGCGGGAGAGCCGGGAGGCGAGGCGCGCCATGCCCACGGCGGCCACGGGCGGGTCGGCCTCGAAGGGCTGCTCGCTGCCGGCCACGTCGGCGCGGTCGTAGAGGCGGGAGCCCTCTCCCTCGCCCGAGCCCAGCTCGAGCACGCGCAGGCACTCGCGCGGCAACTCGTCCACCGCATCCGCCATGAAGAGCAGCGAGAAGCCCCGGTTGCCCTGGAGGTCCATGAGGCGCGCCAGCGCGTCCGAGGGGTCCACGAGCTCGCGGTTTGCGCAGAGCACCAGGTAGTAGGTGCCATAGTCGGCAACCTGGCGCTTCGCGGCATCGCCCGAGCGGCTTCCCAGCTCACGTGCGAGGTAGCCCGAGAGCTCGCGCATCGACGCCTCGTCGCTCGCGATGAGGCGCGTGTGGCCGCCGTCGGCGAGCGCATGCGGCAGCGCGAAGAGGAACTCCCATTCCTCTCGCTCGTCCTGCCCCACCACGGCCGCCACCTTCACGTCGTGGAAGCCGTAGAGCGTGGCCACCTGCGCGACGAGCGCGCGCACGAGTCCCCAGCGCCGGCCACGCTCGCCCACCAGGCCCGTCACCCAGGAGGACATGAGATCGAGCGCGATGGGGGCGCCCTCGAGCACCGGCGGGCGCTCCGA belongs to Olsenella uli DSM 7084 and includes:
- a CDS encoding FtsK/SpoIIIE domain-containing protein, giving the protein MTSSLLITVVIDGNAYVTTVGTLSRGIRHLTDGTGEGRSHAVASVSCGEEGVFLRPMGGASLADEAGEELERAALTGTGTQAFTLEGGRAAGGASVFVRSATVGLADYRKLALVRDGSVVIGRDASCELAYDTRWVSARHAELKLEGESLSVCDLGSANGTFVNGQALTPHVPAALAPGDVVQVMDLTILAGKRVLLMNAPRGLAERLGEAAVPIDHDELVARAPEATPDDQLPDAHPFWPAPRLMRTVHRKAYNVEEPPRAKEPDDTPAIVKMGPSFLMAMSSIFMGANAVSRIAGGADALSTAPSIAMCVSMMGGMMIWPQITRRYERRKAARDEERRRSAYSDYLASLEMEFRRERDEQASILAENRVSAAECLRRAEALDPRLMSRSPLEADFMQLRVGTGTLPLEADFRWPERRFTMDKDDLLDLARSLSERPPVLEGAPIALDLMSSWVTGLVGERGRRWGLVRALVAQVATLYGFHDVKVAAVVGQDEREEWEFLFALPHALADGGHTRLIASDEASMRELSGYLARELGSRSGDAAKRQVADYGTYYLVLCANRELVDPSDALARLMDLQGNRGFSLLFMADAVDELPRECLRVLELGSGEGEGSRLYDRADVAGSEQPFEADPPVAAVGMARLASRLSRLDLGGDEAAFELPASLGFLETFRAGSVADLDVEGLWAQADSSRSLAAPIGLDSRGALAVLDPQEAFDGPHGLVAGTTGSGKSELLVTWILSTAMHFPPEQAAFVLIDYKGGGLADAFSREGLRLPHLAGTVTNLDGAEVARSLASLRAELVRRQALLAGAKRTTGDATMDVSSYQRHFAAGELSEPMPHLFVVADEFAELKAQEPEFMDGLVSAARIGRSLGVHLVLATQKPTGVVSDQIQANSRFRVCLRVADAADSREVIRRPDAAALEGPGRFLLLVGYDERYVLGQAAWAGAPCAPGGGAAPSRDLSVELCDACGAQLASARPGARGPAAGTELDAVLAEVCRAAGGREARRLWLPPLEAHPTVAALRARYPDARAGHAPWELDPVVGELDDPARQGKRPLTLPLSREGNVAVYGHASSGREDLALSLVWNMLDASPEEACAYVVDAGTGGLLAFGGAPQVPDAMPASDARRVSDLFKYLAKVMSDRRTALARGYAGLADYNARHDGAGRMCPVVVVLNGVAELLELVPAIEERLASLLREGPRYGMHFALFADTLRDVRFRMRASVGLSLVMALADEADYPAVLGSVRGAALPEGRGRGLVRQGDDLYMFQCCYVADEGVPAQAAIAARVAEEVGRWGAPTRCVPSLPEVLTPGLLPGGEGGGGLPVGIAGDDFTPVSLGGAGDRAHLVCATQAFQCVPFMLACATAAHERGWDVIVLDPAGVLGAVPWWAVSGPAGVVLGSCEGDGGRRLVLAPGARDAFEGPDGAQLAAIVCDGGHDGTLLLASASASDLTALQSSQWGQRLMFRSGVVWVGPGLANAYALQVATPASQLRNGLGEGGGFYVRDAQARPTKFAVAPDGEWGP